The genomic DNA TAACCTCAAGGTACCATTTTAAGTGATCCCTCTTCTTTTAATCCTCTCATATTCAATTTCTTTCATCATTTTCGATGTGTAGTTTAAGATTTTCTATTTTATTTTTTGCAGAAGCAATCTGTCGGTGTGTTAAAATAATACAGTTATTTTTTGAAGTACTTTAGTATAGGGAGATTTAATTTTAAAAAAAGGAGATAATATGAAAAAGATAGGTGTAATTACTATAGTAGTATTAATCCTTCTAGCAATTGCTTATATGTTAGTCGGGAATTATTTTTATAACTATGCGTTGAATGCGAAACAAGAAAAAGAATTTTTAGAGGATAATCCTCATTTAGCAGAAACGGTAAATGCATCGGGAGATGTATTAGCTACAAATGAAGAAAAGAATGCGAACTTCGTATCGAAGTATAAGCCTAACACATTAACTATACGTTCTTTCGATAAACTGAATTTAACAGGTTATGAATATATGAATGAACAATCTAGTCATAAATGGGCGATTGTAGTTCATGGATACAATGGTAGAGCATCAGAAATGACGAAATATATTCGTAACTTTTATGAACAAGGCTATAATGTCATAGCACCAGATCTTCGTGGGCACGGAAATAGTGAAGGGAATTATGTTGGTATGGGCTGGCATGATCGTAAAGACATTTTGATTTGGATTCAACAAATTGTAAAGAAAGATCCTAATGCTGAAATAGCACTCTTTGGTGTTTCAATGGGCGGGGCAACTGTAATGATGACTTCAGGTGAAGATTTACCTTCTAATGTTAAAGTTATTATTGAAGATTGTGGATACTCAACTGTTATTGATGAATTTACTTATCAACTAAAAGATCTATTCCATTTGCCGAAGTTTCCTGTTATGAATGCGGCAAATACAGTTACAAAATTAAGAGCTGGATATGATTTAGAAGAAGCTTCAGCTATTAAACAAGTTGCGAAAAGTAAAACACCGATGCTATTCATTCACGGGGATGCGGATACATTCGTTCCTTTTGAAATGTTAGATGAAGTGTATAATGCTGCAAAAGTAGAAAAAGAGAAATTAATTGTTCCAGGTGCTGGACATGGAGAAGCTGAGAAGATAGATTCAAATACATATTGGAATACCGTATGGAAGTTCGTAGGGAGATATATTCCAGCATAATTAGATTTATATAT from Bacillus basilensis includes the following:
- a CDS encoding alpha/beta hydrolase, translated to MKKIGVITIVVLILLAIAYMLVGNYFYNYALNAKQEKEFLEDNPHLAETVNASGDVLATNEEKNANFVSKYKPNTLTIRSFDKLNLTGYEYMNEQSSHKWAIVVHGYNGRASEMTKYIRNFYEQGYNVIAPDLRGHGNSEGNYVGMGWHDRKDILIWIQQIVKKDPNAEIALFGVSMGGATVMMTSGEDLPSNVKVIIEDCGYSTVIDEFTYQLKDLFHLPKFPVMNAANTVTKLRAGYDLEEASAIKQVAKSKTPMLFIHGDADTFVPFEMLDEVYNAAKVEKEKLIVPGAGHGEAEKIDSNTYWNTVWKFVGRYIPA